GAGCAACGTGGCCAGATCTTCGTCCCTGTCGTTACGCACGAAGATACGAAGGGGTTCCGGATTAGGTTCGTGCTGAATATCTTCCGCCGATACGGCGCctgacgccggcgccgacggcttGGACGACGCGTCCTGAACATTTGAATACAGGGCCGTCGCCATGTGCCGGCATGCACCTACCAAGGGTCCGTGAACTGTTCCTGCGCCCACCCGCTGTTGATGCATACATCCTGCTTGCCGGCCGTGTCGTGTCAAAGATGGGTTCTATCCGTTCGATCATCTCAGGTCTTTCTAGAGCGTGTGATATCTGGTCCTGTCTGGACAATACAGTGCAACGATTTGGGTCGAGCTCGGAAACTCCAAATGGTAGGAACTGTAGAATCGGATTTGAAAGGAACTTGGCAGAGCACATGAATACAGTGAATCCCTACGTGTAACCAAAGCTGTGCCGTTACTCCCCGACAGTGGGACACGCCGTGCTGACATGATACGCGCGGCGGCAGCTCTCTCTTCCGGCTGGGATGGGCGGATGGCCCTCTCGTAGATAGCCACGAACCCCGTGCCGCCCTTCACGAACCGTCCTGCCGAAACGCCGTTACGCTCGTATTAAGAGAGCGCCGGAGTCGGGCTCCTCTGCCTTCCCCGCGTCCCTCTCTCCGGCTCCCTCGATCCCGATCGCGAGCGCACGCACACGCACTGCCTCCCTCTCCCAGAACGCCCCGCACGGAGCGGATCGAGCGCGATGGACGAGTGGCGCTGCCGGCGGCACCCGCCCatgccgggcggcggcgtgtgCCCGCACTGCCTCCgcgaccgcctcctccgcctctgcccCGACTGCGCGTGCCCGCGGCCCTGCGCCTGCTCCTGCGCGTCCtccccgtcgtcctcgtcctccggcGCCAGCGCCGTCGGCCGGGTCCACAGCCTCATCGAGCGGGAGCGCCGGGTCGCGCGCTCGCGCTCCGTCGCCGTGCACGCTCCCGTCGGCGCCGATCGGGGGCGGCCCAAGTCCGGGGTCTGGGGCTGGGTGTCGTTctggaagccgccgccgccgccgaacgccGCAGCGAGGTGCAAGGACGTGGAGCAGGAGTACGACGACGCGGTGGCATTGGCGAGGTCGAGGTCGGTGtcgatggcgccggcgccggcggcagcggaggtcAAGGGAGCGCAGAAGGCCGGAGGGTGGGGTAGGCTCATCCCCGGGAAGATCAAGGCGCTGCGGAACCGGAAgtcgcgcgccggcggcgactggCGGGACAACGTGAGATGAAACCGATCGCCGGGTGCGCGATTAGTTCGGGTGAGCTTGTTACGTTGTTCGTCCCTGGATTAGGTGGTGGCTAATCAGTTATATCTTGTTCTTTGTTAATTTCCTTGATCGTGCGTGCCCTCTGGCGCCTCGCTAATTTGCTGATAAAGGCCTTTCAGTTGTTTCGGGTGCAAAGTTGCGAATTATGATCATAGCAAACGTACATGGTACGTACGTTAGTGGCTTCTATTTGTGCATGCATTTCTCTGCTCGCATCAAAATTCGGTTTTTGTTTTGACGGGTCAACGGAATGGGAGAGGATCCCTAGCTAGCTAAATTAGCTCGGATAAAATTTTTGCATTAGCTAGGTTGGCCATTTTAAGTCCACCTTTAACCTCCTTGTTTGGATCATAAACGGCTAACTTTTAGTTGACGCTCCTAATTGCATTAACTTGTGAATAATCGAGaaaaaatcacaaagttaagAAATAAAGATAAAATCGCAACCACACTTTAAAGCAGGAAAGAACACAAATATCCTAGGATTacattgcaaaagaaaaatagaacaaGTTTCATTCCTGACAACAAGACTGTCGTTGTTGAGACCAAAGGAGGGAGGGATGAGAGAAGAGGTCC
This portion of the Setaria viridis chromosome 7, Setaria_viridis_v4.0, whole genome shotgun sequence genome encodes:
- the LOC117864828 gene encoding uncharacterized protein, coding for MDEWRCRRHPPMPGGGVCPHCLRDRLLRLCPDCACPRPCACSCASSPSSSSSGASAVGRVHSLIERERRVARSRSVAVHAPVGADRGRPKSGVWGWVSFWKPPPPPNAAARCKDVEQEYDDAVALARSRSVSMAPAPAAAEVKGAQKAGGWGRLIPGKIKALRNRKSRAGGDWRDNVR